In Methylacidiphilum infernorum V4, a single window of DNA contains:
- the proS gene encoding proline--tRNA ligase, translating to MNPKREYAISPRRSEDFPEWYQQVIAAADLAENSEVRGCMIIKPWGYALWERIQKELDLRIKKTGHKNVYFPLFIPLEYLQKEAEHVEGFAKECAVVTHHRLEKGVDGKLHPASPLTEPLVIRPTSETIIGAAFSRWIQSYRDLPLLINQWANVVRWEMRPRLFLRTTEFLWQEGHTVHASPEEARQEALSIVKLYEEFMRGYLALPVIVGEKPESERFPGADNTYTLEAMVQDRKAVQVGTSHFLGQNFSKANNIRFLDKEGKMQFAWTSSWGVSTRLIGTLIMAHGDDNGLVLPPTVAPLQVVILPLVKKEEDKTKILDFAHQIAGEIEKIDFAGEKLRVEVDKREMGGGVKSWEWIKKGVPLRVEIGPQEVSSRLLTVKRRDKELKEREQFTFEGFLERLPALLADIQKEIYARAENFLQDNSRFIDSKEEFYAFFSSQDQQGKETTGGFAYTHWDGSRETEEKLKEDLKITIRCIPFEQDKEDKQGTCPFSGNPSQQRVVFAKAY from the coding sequence ATGAATCCCAAAAGAGAGTATGCCATAAGTCCTAGACGCAGCGAGGATTTCCCCGAATGGTACCAGCAGGTGATTGCGGCGGCAGACCTTGCGGAAAATTCCGAGGTGAGGGGTTGCATGATCATCAAACCCTGGGGTTATGCCTTGTGGGAACGGATCCAAAAAGAACTCGATCTGCGCATTAAAAAAACGGGCCATAAGAACGTGTATTTTCCCCTTTTTATTCCTCTGGAGTATCTCCAAAAGGAAGCTGAACACGTGGAGGGTTTTGCCAAGGAATGCGCCGTGGTTACCCATCATAGGCTTGAAAAAGGAGTTGACGGCAAGCTTCATCCCGCCTCGCCTCTTACTGAACCGCTGGTTATCAGGCCGACCTCTGAAACCATAATAGGAGCAGCCTTTTCGAGGTGGATTCAATCTTACCGTGACTTACCCCTACTGATTAACCAGTGGGCCAACGTGGTAAGGTGGGAGATGAGACCGAGGCTTTTTTTGAGAACCACCGAGTTTCTTTGGCAAGAAGGCCACACGGTCCATGCCAGCCCCGAGGAAGCCCGGCAAGAAGCTCTTTCTATTGTCAAACTCTATGAAGAATTTATGCGCGGCTATTTAGCCTTGCCGGTAATTGTCGGGGAGAAGCCCGAAAGTGAAAGGTTCCCCGGGGCGGATAACACCTATACTCTTGAAGCGATGGTCCAGGATAGAAAGGCTGTACAGGTAGGAACTTCTCATTTCCTCGGTCAAAACTTTTCAAAAGCGAATAACATCCGGTTTCTCGACAAGGAAGGGAAGATGCAATTTGCCTGGACCTCTAGCTGGGGAGTAAGTACAAGGCTTATTGGGACACTGATCATGGCTCACGGGGATGATAACGGCTTGGTACTTCCCCCAACGGTTGCTCCACTCCAGGTCGTTATCCTTCCCTTGGTGAAAAAAGAGGAAGACAAAACGAAAATTTTGGATTTTGCCCATCAAATAGCAGGGGAAATAGAAAAGATCGATTTTGCCGGAGAAAAGCTCAGGGTAGAAGTAGATAAAAGAGAAATGGGGGGTGGGGTCAAGTCTTGGGAGTGGATAAAAAAGGGCGTTCCTTTGCGGGTGGAAATTGGTCCCCAAGAAGTCTCTTCAAGGTTGCTGACCGTAAAAAGAAGAGACAAAGAATTAAAAGAGAGGGAGCAGTTCACTTTTGAAGGGTTTCTGGAGAGACTGCCCGCCTTGCTTGCGGATATACAGAAGGAGATTTATGCCCGGGCCGAAAACTTCCTCCAAGATAACAGCCGGTTTATAGATTCTAAAGAAGAATTTTATGCGTTTTTCTCCTCCCAGGATCAGCAGGGTAAAGAAACCACGGGCGGCTTTGCCTATACCCACTGGGATGGATCCAGGGAAACGGAAGAAAAACTGAAAGAGGATCTAAAGATTACTATTCGCTGTATTCCTTTTGAACAGGATAAAGAAGACAAACAGGGAACCTGTCCTTTTTCGGGCAATCCCAGTCAACAAAGAGTCGTTTTTGCTAAAGCCTATTAA
- a CDS encoding phosphoribulokinase — protein MSAKHPIISITGSSGAGTTTVKVAFQHIFRREKINAFIIEGDAFHRYDRQEMRAKMEEMEKKGNPHFSHFGPEANLFEELEALFKEYGETGRGKYRKYLHNEEEAAPYGQKPGTFTPWQEIPEGTDLLFYEGLHGALVTDKVNVVQYTDLPIGIVPIINLEWIQKLHRDKKERGYAHEDVVHTILRRMPDYVNYICPQFSHTAVNFQRVPIVDTSNPFIARDIPSPDESMLVIRFRNPKGIDFPYLLSMLKDSFMSRPNTIVCPGSKMPLAIELIFTPMIWQLMHRKRLSS, from the coding sequence ATGTCTGCTAAACATCCCATCATTTCCATCACGGGTTCTTCCGGTGCAGGAACGACTACCGTCAAGGTAGCTTTTCAACATATTTTTCGCCGGGAAAAAATTAATGCTTTTATTATCGAAGGCGATGCCTTTCATCGGTACGACCGCCAAGAGATGCGGGCGAAAATGGAAGAAATGGAAAAGAAAGGCAATCCCCATTTCAGCCATTTTGGACCGGAAGCCAACCTTTTTGAAGAACTCGAAGCCCTTTTTAAAGAATACGGAGAAACCGGAAGGGGAAAATACCGCAAGTATTTGCATAATGAAGAAGAAGCGGCTCCCTACGGGCAAAAGCCGGGTACATTTACTCCCTGGCAGGAAATTCCCGAGGGGACGGACTTGCTTTTTTATGAAGGTCTGCATGGAGCCCTGGTTACGGATAAAGTTAACGTGGTGCAGTATACCGATCTGCCGATCGGTATTGTCCCCATAATAAACTTGGAATGGATACAAAAGCTCCATCGGGATAAAAAGGAAAGGGGATATGCTCATGAAGATGTCGTTCATACCATTTTGCGGAGAATGCCTGATTACGTGAACTATATCTGCCCTCAGTTTTCCCACACCGCGGTAAACTTCCAAAGGGTTCCCATTGTGGATACATCGAATCCTTTTATCGCCCGGGATATTCCTTCTCCGGATGAAAGCATGCTTGTGATCCGGTTCCGTAATCCCAAGGGGATCGATTTTCCTTATCTTTTGTCGATGCTCAAGGATTCCTTTATGTCTAGGCCCAATACGATCGTCTGCCCGGGATCGAAAATGCCCCTAGCCATCGAACTGATTTTTACCCCGATGATCTGGCAGCTGATGCATAGAAAAAGGCTGAGTTCCTAA
- a CDS encoding YgaP family membrane protein yields MSIERKIRALAGSLVLISLGLSFLSKWWLLLTAFVGLNLFQSAFSGFCPAEIVLKKLEEKKHSPAPQKEAHS; encoded by the coding sequence ATGAGCATCGAAAGGAAAATTAGAGCTTTAGCGGGCAGTTTAGTGTTAATCAGCTTGGGGCTTTCTTTTCTAAGCAAGTGGTGGCTTTTGCTCACCGCTTTTGTAGGGTTGAACTTGTTTCAATCCGCTTTTAGCGGGTTTTGTCCCGCAGAAATCGTGTTGAAAAAATTAGAAGAAAAAAAACATTCCCCAGCTCCTCAAAAAGAAGCCCATTCTTAA
- the gatC gene encoding Asp-tRNA(Asn)/Glu-tRNA(Gln) amidotransferase subunit GatC — translation MDIEYVADLARISLSPDEKKIFGEQFSSILDYIEKLKEVKIDDVVLKGEEEGFENNLREDIPLKSFTVEEALRNAPSEFNNLFIVPKIIE, via the coding sequence ATGGATATAGAATATGTTGCCGATCTGGCAAGGATATCTCTAAGCCCTGATGAAAAAAAAATTTTCGGTGAGCAGTTTTCCTCGATTCTCGACTATATTGAGAAACTCAAGGAAGTGAAAATTGACGATGTCGTTCTAAAAGGAGAAGAAGAGGGCTTTGAAAACAACCTGCGCGAAGACATTCCCTTAAAGAGCTTCACCGTGGAAGAAGCCCTTCGTAATGCTCCGAGTGAATTTAATAACCTATTTATCGTACCGAAGATCATAGAGTGA
- a CDS encoding TolC family protein translates to MAKKLFLIFPILLGFYGLNVLQLRSEPADPPNEQPAGMESPTGTPPASPPVAPALLPSEGKDQPMAGYSSAQAEQVELAFKRNQASRSLDGFRGKGGKAVFIAVWKKILAHYPELKKKHAKLSEAIAQKALAESGYYPRLYGWADTITSDNPILGFMMHLTERNFTAQDFNVNTINHPGTVSNQNAGLLAIFPIFDAMQTIDSVKAAKDAIKAREEEEKYTRMEASFLTIDAWVSLLFADAELYKALSQLESSKTDLNEALQLMEQGLVLGADFYMGRSLAASIEQSKNGYQSRKKVALVTLNTLAGTPAEAEIAIPKNLPKPKKVSKPLNAWVQEAILYRGDLAALRHQIQVQHTEVKKEKDSIMPNVNGFASGMLDSDNFTTGGRSYTVGVLGTMALFDPSRDPRIKRAKAAEEQLRHEENVLKDTIQTKLAEAVTDLESAYRDSEILYRSLMDATQSILMTRDLYREGRKTIADLIQARVYGLQVEVSYLESVARYESSKAKLYFLSGQLDDYQVEKLASELGGEE, encoded by the coding sequence ATGGCCAAAAAACTTTTCTTAATATTCCCTATCCTCTTGGGCTTTTACGGTTTGAATGTCCTCCAGCTTCGATCCGAACCGGCTGATCCCCCAAATGAGCAACCTGCCGGCATGGAAAGTCCTACAGGGACCCCTCCGGCTTCTCCTCCCGTTGCTCCCGCCCTCTTACCCTCGGAAGGGAAGGACCAGCCTATGGCCGGTTATTCATCTGCCCAAGCAGAACAGGTGGAACTGGCCTTTAAAAGAAATCAAGCATCCCGCAGTCTCGATGGATTTCGAGGCAAAGGAGGGAAGGCGGTATTCATAGCGGTTTGGAAAAAAATTCTTGCCCATTACCCTGAGCTCAAGAAGAAGCACGCCAAGCTTTCCGAGGCGATCGCCCAGAAAGCCCTAGCCGAATCCGGTTACTACCCAAGGCTTTATGGATGGGCCGATACGATCACTTCGGACAATCCGATCCTAGGCTTTATGATGCACCTGACCGAGCGCAATTTCACGGCTCAAGATTTCAATGTCAATACCATCAACCATCCCGGGACGGTTTCTAATCAAAATGCAGGACTACTTGCGATTTTCCCGATATTTGACGCCATGCAGACCATCGACTCGGTCAAGGCAGCCAAGGATGCGATTAAAGCCCGGGAAGAAGAAGAAAAGTACACTCGGATGGAAGCTTCCTTTTTAACGATAGACGCCTGGGTAAGCCTGCTATTTGCCGATGCCGAACTCTATAAGGCACTCTCCCAACTGGAATCCTCGAAGACGGATCTTAACGAGGCTTTACAGCTTATGGAACAAGGGCTTGTACTTGGTGCTGATTTCTACATGGGCAGATCCTTGGCCGCATCCATAGAACAATCCAAAAATGGGTATCAATCGAGAAAAAAAGTGGCCCTTGTGACTTTAAATACCTTGGCCGGTACTCCGGCGGAAGCTGAAATTGCCATTCCAAAAAACCTTCCCAAGCCGAAAAAAGTTTCAAAACCGCTCAATGCCTGGGTCCAGGAGGCTATCCTTTATCGAGGCGATCTGGCCGCTTTAAGACACCAGATTCAAGTTCAGCATACGGAAGTAAAAAAAGAAAAAGATTCCATTATGCCCAACGTCAACGGGTTTGCCTCAGGCATGTTGGACAGTGACAACTTTACCACGGGGGGAAGAAGCTACACCGTGGGAGTCCTAGGGACCATGGCCCTATTCGATCCTTCCCGAGATCCAAGAATTAAAAGGGCAAAAGCCGCTGAAGAACAACTCAGGCATGAAGAAAACGTTTTAAAAGACACCATACAAACCAAGCTGGCTGAAGCGGTAACCGACTTGGAAAGCGCCTACAGGGATTCAGAAATCCTCTACCGATCCCTCATGGATGCCACCCAATCCATCCTGATGACCAGGGACCTTTACAGGGAAGGACGCAAAACCATTGCCGATCTCATCCAAGCTCGAGTGTATGGATTGCAGGTAGAAGTGAGTTACCTCGAAAGCGTTGCCCGCTACGAGTCCTCGAAAGCAAAGCTTTATTTTCTTTCCGGTCAACTAGACGATTATCAAGTGGAAAAATTAGCAAGTGAGCTGGGAGGTGAAGAATAA
- the queA gene encoding tRNA preQ1(34) S-adenosylmethionine ribosyltransferase-isomerase QueA, with protein MNFIDHYSFDLPSELIALDPLPSRDGCKLMVVDRKTQRFYHHRFYELALFLSKEDLLVLNNSKVIPAFFQSADEKTTFLFVQSLDPLHWKVMASPGKHLKMGSIIPIKCPTQNPNSPITARLSSKLQSAYYVLEFDEEPKLEWLGLPPLPPYIRKLRKKKNRVEIEQKDREYYQTVFAQHPGSIAAPTAGLHFSKEMLEQFSTAFITLHVGPGTFRPLSTEQLATGRLEAEYYSIDSSLKEKYKPGRRIVAVGTTVVRVLETIKNLEPQQGWTDLFIFPPFTFKRTNALITNFHLPRSSLFLLTCAFAGTELLKKAYAEAIQKSYRFYSYGDAMLII; from the coding sequence ATGAATTTCATCGACCATTACAGTTTTGATTTACCTTCGGAATTGATCGCGCTTGATCCGCTTCCCTCAAGAGATGGCTGTAAATTGATGGTCGTGGATAGGAAAACGCAACGTTTTTATCACCACCGCTTTTACGAATTGGCCCTTTTTCTTTCCAAGGAAGACCTTCTAGTCCTTAACAATTCCAAGGTTATTCCCGCCTTCTTTCAATCAGCCGATGAAAAAACGACTTTCCTTTTCGTTCAATCCCTCGATCCCCTTCATTGGAAGGTGATGGCTTCCCCCGGAAAGCATCTCAAGATGGGTTCTATTATCCCTATCAAATGTCCAACGCAAAATCCGAATTCTCCCATCACCGCACGCCTCAGCTCCAAGCTGCAAAGCGCTTACTATGTCCTTGAATTCGACGAGGAACCCAAGCTTGAATGGCTTGGCCTTCCTCCCTTACCTCCCTACATCAGGAAGCTGAGGAAAAAGAAAAACCGGGTTGAGATCGAACAAAAGGACAGAGAATATTACCAGACGGTCTTTGCGCAACATCCAGGATCCATTGCCGCTCCTACGGCTGGATTGCACTTTTCAAAAGAAATGCTGGAACAGTTTTCAACCGCTTTCATTACCCTACACGTGGGTCCGGGTACGTTTCGGCCCCTTTCTACCGAACAGCTTGCAACGGGAAGGCTGGAAGCCGAATACTATTCCATCGATTCCAGCCTCAAAGAAAAGTATAAGCCCGGAAGACGCATCGTCGCCGTAGGGACGACCGTCGTCCGCGTCTTAGAAACTATCAAAAACCTAGAGCCCCAACAAGGCTGGACCGATCTCTTTATCTTTCCTCCCTTTACCTTTAAAAGGACCAATGCCTTGATCACGAACTTCCATCTGCCTAGATCAAGCTTGTTCCTGTTAACCTGCGCCTTTGCCGGGACCGAGCTGCTTAAAAAAGCCTACGCAGAAGCCATCCAAAAATCCTACCGCTTCTACAGTTATGGAGATGCGATGCTTATCATTTAA
- a CDS encoding GntR family transcriptional regulator, whose product MQYSSSRHQRLPRHEVVSQWIRSEIDSGRLGIGAQLPSEKELQKTFNISRITVRRALQTLESEGLIYRKQGLGSFVADYRVRHGLVRLTDFSEDISGAGIEPSSKVLFYAQENASEEVALTLGIEPHSVCARLDRLRLGNGRPIAFDRTWLPLYYARLLDGRDLSKETIYQILQREYKIPVVRGRYLIEAVNADKELAGYLEIKENQAVLAIYRTSFTVSDQPIYFQKRFYRCDRVIYELELERDPSKNPSIPSALPLRQFSPLFVQVPKNGQGFKK is encoded by the coding sequence ATGCAATATAGTTCATCCCGTCATCAACGGCTTCCCCGTCACGAAGTGGTAAGCCAATGGATAAGAAGCGAAATCGATTCCGGAAGGCTTGGAATCGGTGCACAGTTGCCTTCTGAAAAAGAACTCCAAAAGACTTTTAACATCAGCCGGATTACCGTCCGAAGAGCCCTTCAGACCCTGGAATCCGAGGGGCTGATTTACCGGAAACAGGGGCTGGGGTCTTTTGTTGCCGATTATAGGGTAAGACACGGGTTGGTCCGGTTGACCGACTTTTCTGAAGATATTTCTGGTGCGGGCATAGAGCCTTCTTCAAAAGTCCTCTTTTATGCCCAGGAAAATGCTTCCGAGGAGGTTGCTCTCACCTTGGGCATTGAACCCCACAGCGTTTGTGCGCGGTTGGATAGGTTAAGGCTTGGAAATGGAAGACCCATAGCCTTCGACAGAACCTGGCTGCCTCTTTATTATGCAAGGCTTCTTGATGGCCGGGATCTCAGCAAGGAAACGATTTATCAAATTTTACAACGCGAATATAAGATTCCTGTTGTTCGTGGACGCTATTTGATCGAGGCTGTGAATGCGGACAAAGAGCTGGCGGGTTATTTGGAGATCAAGGAAAACCAGGCCGTGCTTGCCATTTACCGGACTTCCTTTACGGTATCCGATCAGCCTATATACTTTCAGAAGCGATTTTACAGGTGTGATCGGGTAATTTACGAACTGGAGTTGGAAAGAGATCCTTCCAAAAACCCCTCTATCCCTTCGGCTTTGCCTTTGCGGCAATTTTCTCCTCTCTTTGTCCAAGTTCCCAAAAACGGCCAGGGCTTCAAAAAGTAG
- a CDS encoding class 1 fructose-bisphosphatase has protein sequence MSYHRMTLSKFLLEQRKKGVIDPDLGSLINDIESACKYVAAAVSKGKLISQEVNVTINVQGEEQKPLDVIANEIFLKICEQGDQLQGMVSEEMESPYIIPPEHRRGKYLLIYDPLDGSSNLDVNLTVGSIFSVLKAPESGEPLEEKHFLRPGREQLAAGFTLYGPSVMFILTLGNGVHGFTLDREVGIFTLTHPDMRITPSTKEFAINASNERFWEPPVRRYVEECIKGKTGPRGKDFNMRWIASMVAEVYRILIRGGLFMYPRDTKDLSKPGRLRLLYEANPMGFIVEQAGGMISTGRESILDIVPRSLHQRIAVILGSKEEVELLNRYHNDYDSGKQEEFESPLFSTRSLFRNP, from the coding sequence ATGAGTTATCACCGAATGACCTTAAGCAAGTTTTTATTGGAACAGCGCAAGAAAGGGGTTATTGATCCTGATCTTGGTTCGTTGATCAACGATATTGAAAGTGCCTGCAAGTACGTGGCTGCAGCCGTCTCTAAGGGGAAGCTCATCTCCCAAGAAGTCAACGTAACGATTAATGTCCAGGGAGAGGAACAGAAACCTTTAGATGTTATCGCCAATGAAATTTTCCTGAAGATTTGCGAACAGGGAGACCAGTTGCAGGGCATGGTGTCTGAAGAAATGGAAAGTCCCTACATCATTCCTCCCGAGCATAGGCGGGGAAAATACTTGCTGATTTATGATCCTTTGGATGGTTCTTCTAATTTGGACGTGAATCTTACCGTGGGGTCAATTTTCTCGGTTTTGAAGGCCCCGGAATCCGGGGAGCCGTTGGAAGAAAAGCATTTTTTGAGGCCGGGCAGAGAACAGCTGGCGGCGGGTTTTACCCTCTACGGGCCCAGCGTGATGTTTATTTTAACCTTGGGCAACGGGGTACACGGCTTTACCCTGGACCGGGAAGTAGGCATCTTTACTCTTACCCATCCCGACATGCGTATAACTCCATCGACCAAGGAGTTTGCGATCAATGCTTCCAATGAGAGATTTTGGGAGCCCCCCGTCCGTCGTTACGTCGAAGAATGCATAAAAGGGAAAACTGGCCCGAGGGGAAAAGATTTCAACATGCGTTGGATAGCCTCTATGGTCGCTGAAGTTTATCGCATCCTTATTCGAGGTGGGCTCTTCATGTATCCCAGGGATACCAAGGATCTTTCAAAACCGGGAAGGCTGCGATTGCTTTACGAGGCCAATCCCATGGGCTTCATTGTCGAGCAAGCCGGGGGCATGATTTCTACGGGCAGGGAATCGATCCTAGACATCGTTCCAAGGAGTCTTCACCAGCGTATAGCCGTTATCCTAGGATCCAAGGAAGAGGTTGAACTGCTCAACCGCTACCACAATGATTACGACAGCGGCAAACAAGAGGAATTTGAATCTCCCCTTTTTTCCACCCGATCCCTTTTTAGAAACCCCTAA
- a CDS encoding efflux RND transporter permease subunit — MDEAETKIHGGRWAGKFIGFFSQSKITPLLVLASILLGSFALYQLPREEEPQIIVPLFDVFVSMPGASPQEVEKRIVTNGERVFWQISGVEYVYSTAAPNGALFIVRFKVGEDMEKSLIKLYTKIYSNLDFLPPGASTPLIKTRSIDDVPILALTFYSLKRSPLELRRIVATLRDSINHLPDVSETTIIGGRKRQFQIFFDPSKIAKRLLSPQEIYKLILQTNVRMPAGHIETEPRLIDVEPNSFIQKKEDLENLVVGVSQGQVVYLKDVAQIVDGPDQEEREVSLIAGPSWDEKEKLSGKVSAVTLSLAKRKGSNATFLANKILGTIKELEGKILPSDVQYIITRNYGETAADKSNELLKHMGIAIVGVSLLIWFALGIRAAIVVIIAIPTTLALTLLTFYIFGFTINRVTLFALIFTIGILVDDPIVGIENIVRHIHLAVNKGKSLLTITIGAMEEIVSPLVLATMAVIAAILPMAFVGGLMGPYMRPIPIGASAAMIFSMLVSLSVTPWAADLFLKGIKETKDKGEDLLTRIYRFVMTPLIYNPFIRILFLLLLTVLLLGAVALIPLKVVRAKMLPFDNKNEFQVILNMPEGTPVEKTEAVLDKMAKVALSLKEVKNIEIQAGTHSPYNFNGLIRHYFLRENPYQGDLQVNLVDKHKRKRQSHDIAESIRKEINAIAHAEGAHAQVAEVPPGPPVLSTLVLEVYGPDFIERRNLALKLEQLLKDTPGITDIATYEEADFPLERLDVDIVKSSLNGLSSELIAQSIAIALHGKSPGLAHLKDEPEPVDILVRLPKEDRSKDSPALSISLLSRFMRLIPIDTLVSKIMGYQHHSLYHKNLMPVSYVLADVTNEVGSPVYAIIDFQKKLSQIRGPDGKPLEILFTHQPINPLSWAVKWDGEWQVTYEVFRDLGTAFGIVLVLIFILVVGWFQSFKTPWAVMLPIPLSLVGILPAHWLTGMFFTATSMIGMIAGAGIVVRNAIILVDFIELRLAHGDKLEEAVIEAGAVRFRPMLLTASSVIVGSSVILFDPIFQGMALSLMAGEIASTLLSRTAVPVFYYLLMKKKKGGQKESPLSRPASVQA; from the coding sequence ATGGACGAAGCTGAAACAAAAATTCATGGAGGGCGGTGGGCCGGCAAATTTATCGGGTTCTTTTCCCAATCGAAGATCACCCCCCTTTTGGTTTTAGCTTCTATCCTTTTGGGGAGCTTTGCCCTCTACCAGCTTCCTCGAGAAGAAGAACCCCAAATTATCGTCCCCCTGTTCGATGTTTTTGTTTCCATGCCGGGAGCCAGTCCCCAGGAAGTGGAAAAAAGAATTGTCACCAACGGCGAAAGGGTTTTCTGGCAGATCTCCGGCGTTGAATATGTTTATTCGACCGCGGCTCCCAACGGTGCCCTTTTTATTGTCCGATTCAAGGTTGGAGAAGATATGGAGAAAAGCTTGATCAAGCTTTATACCAAGATTTATTCCAACCTGGATTTCCTTCCACCGGGAGCATCCACGCCCTTGATAAAAACAAGATCCATAGACGACGTTCCCATTCTTGCCCTTACTTTTTATAGCCTCAAGCGTTCGCCCTTGGAATTAAGAAGGATCGTAGCCACGCTCAGGGATAGCATCAATCATCTGCCCGATGTGTCTGAAACAACGATCATAGGGGGAAGAAAAAGGCAATTCCAGATATTTTTCGATCCCTCGAAAATCGCCAAAAGACTCCTTTCTCCCCAAGAAATCTATAAACTTATTCTCCAAACCAATGTAAGAATGCCGGCAGGACATATTGAGACAGAGCCAAGACTGATCGATGTCGAGCCAAATTCTTTTATCCAGAAAAAAGAAGACCTGGAAAATCTTGTTGTCGGGGTTAGTCAAGGACAGGTTGTTTACTTGAAGGACGTAGCCCAAATTGTCGATGGCCCGGATCAAGAAGAAAGAGAGGTAAGCCTCATAGCCGGTCCTTCATGGGATGAAAAAGAAAAGCTTTCAGGAAAAGTCTCCGCGGTCACCCTTTCCCTGGCAAAAAGAAAAGGATCAAATGCCACCTTTTTGGCTAACAAAATCCTGGGCACAATCAAAGAATTAGAAGGGAAGATACTCCCTAGCGATGTCCAATATATCATTACAAGAAATTATGGAGAAACGGCGGCGGATAAATCGAACGAACTGCTGAAACATATGGGTATAGCCATCGTCGGGGTGAGCCTACTCATCTGGTTTGCCCTAGGAATCAGAGCGGCCATCGTCGTGATTATCGCCATTCCCACAACCCTGGCATTAACCTTGCTTACCTTTTACATTTTCGGTTTTACGATCAACAGGGTGACTCTTTTCGCCCTTATTTTTACCATCGGTATTCTCGTTGATGACCCTATAGTCGGCATTGAAAACATAGTCAGGCACATCCACTTAGCCGTCAACAAGGGTAAAAGCCTGCTCACAATCACCATCGGGGCCATGGAAGAGATTGTCAGCCCCCTTGTCTTGGCCACCATGGCGGTCATCGCAGCCATTTTGCCCATGGCTTTCGTCGGAGGTCTCATGGGACCCTACATGCGCCCCATACCTATAGGAGCCAGTGCAGCCATGATCTTTTCGATGCTGGTTTCTTTATCGGTCACTCCATGGGCAGCCGATCTCTTTCTCAAGGGGATCAAAGAAACAAAAGACAAAGGAGAGGATCTGCTCACCCGTATCTATAGATTTGTCATGACTCCCCTTATCTATAATCCTTTCATACGCATTCTTTTCCTTTTGCTCCTCACCGTTCTTTTGCTCGGCGCGGTTGCCTTGATCCCTTTAAAAGTCGTCCGGGCCAAGATGTTGCCCTTCGACAACAAAAACGAATTCCAGGTCATCCTCAACATGCCGGAGGGCACTCCTGTTGAAAAAACCGAAGCGGTGCTGGACAAAATGGCTAAGGTCGCCCTGAGCCTCAAGGAAGTTAAAAATATTGAAATCCAGGCCGGAACCCACTCTCCCTATAATTTTAACGGGCTCATCCGGCATTATTTTCTCCGGGAAAATCCCTACCAAGGCGACCTCCAGGTTAACCTGGTGGATAAGCATAAAAGAAAAAGACAAAGCCACGACATTGCCGAAAGCATCCGCAAAGAGATTAATGCCATCGCCCATGCTGAAGGGGCTCACGCCCAAGTAGCCGAAGTTCCTCCAGGCCCCCCCGTCCTCTCCACGCTTGTTCTTGAAGTCTACGGCCCTGATTTCATCGAGAGAAGAAATTTAGCTCTTAAACTGGAGCAACTCTTGAAAGATACTCCCGGGATTACCGACATTGCCACCTACGAAGAAGCCGATTTTCCCTTGGAAAGGCTTGATGTTGACATCGTCAAATCTTCTTTAAACGGCCTTTCTTCGGAGCTTATCGCCCAATCCATCGCGATCGCTTTACATGGGAAAAGTCCCGGCCTGGCCCATCTCAAGGATGAGCCGGAGCCGGTAGACATCCTTGTCCGGTTGCCCAAGGAAGACAGGTCCAAGGATAGCCCCGCCCTTTCTATATCTTTACTTTCACGGTTCATGAGGCTTATACCGATTGATACCCTTGTGAGCAAGATTATGGGCTATCAGCACCATTCCTTGTATCATAAAAACCTCATGCCCGTCTCTTATGTTCTTGCCGATGTGACAAACGAGGTCGGCAGTCCCGTTTATGCGATCATCGATTTTCAGAAAAAATTAAGTCAAATTCGGGGACCTGACGGGAAACCCCTAGAAATTCTTTTCACCCACCAGCCTATCAACCCCCTTTCTTGGGCCGTAAAGTGGGATGGAGAATGGCAGGTCACCTACGAAGTGTTTAGAGACTTGGGGACGGCTTTCGGAATCGTTTTAGTGCTCATTTTCATCCTTGTCGTAGGCTGGTTCCAATCCTTTAAAACTCCCTGGGCGGTCATGCTTCCCATCCCCTTGTCTCTTGTGGGTATATTGCCCGCCCACTGGCTTACGGGAATGTTTTTCACCGCTACGTCCATGATCGGCATGATCGCCGGGGCGGGAATCGTTGTCAGAAATGCGATTATATTGGTTGACTTCATAGAATTGCGTTTAGCCCATGGGGATAAACTTGAAGAAGCCGTGATAGAAGCCGGAGCCGTTAGATTTAGGCCCATGCTTCTCACCGCCTCTTCAGTCATTGTCGGCAGCTCGGTCATCCTCTTTGACCCGATATTCCAGGGTATGGCTTTATCCTTGATGGCCGGGGAAATCGCCTCAACCCTATTGTCCAGAACGGCCGTGCCCGTCTTTTATTACCTTCTTATGAAAAAAAAGAAAGGGGGACAAAAAGAAAGCCCTCTTTCCAGGCCTGCCTCCGTCCAGGCATAA